The following are from one region of the Streptomyces fradiae genome:
- a CDS encoding acyl-CoA dehydrogenase family protein: MAKDFDLYRPSEEHEMLRETVRALAEAKITPFAAAVDEEGRFPQEALDALVAADLHAVHVPETYGGAGADALATVIVIEEVARACGSSSLIPAVNKLGSLPVILSGSEELKHKYLGPLAKGDAMFSYCLSEPDAGSDAAGMKTRAVRDGDFWVLNGVKRWITNAGVSEYYTVMAVTDPEKRSKGISAFVVEKGDEGVSFGAPEKKLGIKGSPTREVYLDNVRIPADRMIGAEGTGFATAMKTLDHTRITIAAQALGIAQGALDYAKGYVKERKQFGKPIADFQGVQFMLADMAMKLEAARQLTYAAAAKSERVDGDLTFFGAAAKCFASDVAMEVTTDAVQLLGGYGYTRDYPVERMMRDAKITQIYEGTNQVQRIVMARNLP, from the coding sequence ATGGCCAAGGACTTCGATCTGTATCGTCCGTCGGAGGAGCACGAGATGCTCCGGGAGACGGTCCGTGCGCTGGCGGAGGCGAAGATCACGCCGTTCGCGGCCGCGGTGGACGAGGAGGGCCGTTTCCCGCAGGAGGCCCTGGACGCGCTGGTGGCCGCCGACCTGCACGCGGTGCACGTCCCCGAGACCTACGGCGGCGCGGGCGCCGACGCCCTTGCCACCGTGATCGTGATCGAGGAGGTCGCCCGCGCCTGCGGCTCGTCCTCCCTGATCCCCGCGGTGAACAAGCTCGGCTCGCTCCCGGTCATCCTGTCCGGCTCCGAGGAGCTGAAGCACAAGTACCTCGGCCCGCTCGCCAAGGGCGACGCGATGTTCTCCTACTGCCTGTCCGAGCCCGACGCCGGCTCCGACGCCGCCGGCATGAAGACCCGCGCCGTGCGCGACGGCGACTTCTGGGTCCTCAACGGCGTGAAGCGGTGGATCACCAACGCCGGCGTCTCCGAGTACTACACCGTCATGGCCGTCACCGACCCGGAGAAGCGCTCCAAGGGCATCTCCGCCTTCGTCGTCGAGAAGGGCGACGAGGGCGTCTCCTTCGGCGCGCCGGAGAAGAAGCTCGGCATCAAGGGCTCCCCGACCCGCGAGGTCTACCTCGACAACGTCCGCATCCCCGCCGACCGCATGATCGGCGCCGAGGGCACCGGCTTCGCCACCGCGATGAAGACCCTCGACCACACCCGCATCACCATCGCCGCCCAGGCCCTCGGCATCGCCCAGGGCGCCCTCGACTACGCCAAGGGCTACGTCAAGGAGCGCAAGCAGTTCGGCAAGCCCATCGCCGACTTCCAGGGCGTGCAGTTCATGCTCGCCGACATGGCCATGAAGCTCGAAGCCGCCCGCCAGCTCACCTACGCCGCCGCCGCCAAGTCCGAACGCGTCGACGGCGACCTCACCTTCTTCGGCGCCGCCGCCAAGTGCTTCGCCTCCGACGTCGCCATGGAGGTCACCACCGACGCCGTCCAGCTCCTCGGCGGCTACGGCTACACCCGCGACTACCCCGTCGAGCGCATGATGCGCGACGCCAAGATCACCCAGATCTACGAAGGCACCAACCAGGTCCAGCGCATCGTCATGGCCCGCAACCTCCCGTAA
- a CDS encoding cobalamin B12-binding domain-containing protein has product MQSLHSPEPSRRVLLTTGSSDAHTWNLVHLQLFLEEHGHSVLNLGPCVPERLLVDTARMTSPDLVVLSSVNGHGHQDGLRAARALREDADTREIPMVIGGLLGISPEGAEERTAELLAAGYDAVYPDGTAPTALLARLGRLGESGGTRGACTGRAAA; this is encoded by the coding sequence ATGCAAAGTCTGCACAGTCCCGAGCCGTCCCGCCGGGTGCTCCTCACCACGGGGTCCTCGGACGCGCACACCTGGAATTTGGTGCACCTTCAGCTGTTCCTGGAGGAGCACGGACACTCGGTGCTCAACCTGGGGCCCTGCGTGCCCGAGCGGCTGCTCGTGGACACCGCGCGGATGACCAGCCCCGACCTCGTCGTGCTCTCCTCGGTGAACGGCCACGGGCACCAGGACGGCCTGCGGGCCGCCCGGGCGCTGCGCGAGGACGCCGACACCCGGGAGATCCCGATGGTGATCGGCGGACTGCTCGGCATCTCGCCCGAGGGCGCCGAGGAGCGCACCGCCGAACTTCTCGCGGCGGGTTACGACGCGGTGTACCCGGACGGCACGGCGCCCACCGCGCTGCTCGCCCGGCTCGGCCGGCTCGGGGAATCCGGCGGGACGAGAGGCGCGTGTACCGGGCGGGCCGCGGCGTGA
- a CDS encoding sulfurtransferase, which yields MNRENLLVSTERLQEHLKDPAGTAGLVLVEITDGGNDGGGRPGRIPGAVRIDWTGDLQDPVRRDLIGPEAFAALLGRHGISEDDTVVFYSGNNNWWAAAGYWQFRLYGHRELRILDGGRARWEAIGGALTTEAPERAATAYPVPAGADETIRARREDMLDHIGRRTLLDVRSLEEYLGHTNTPPGVPDDIGVRCGHALSAEHIPWHTAIHADGTFRGEEELRAAYGALNAEAPTVLYCRVGWRSAHSWFVLHELLGMSDVRNYDGAWREFGSLIGAPIVKGPQQWGPDPIPSVVSQRASSEVTTRA from the coding sequence ATGAACCGAGAGAACCTGCTCGTCAGCACGGAACGCCTCCAGGAGCACCTGAAGGACCCCGCCGGCACCGCCGGACTCGTCCTCGTCGAGATCACCGACGGCGGCAACGACGGCGGCGGCCGCCCCGGCCGCATCCCCGGCGCGGTCCGCATCGACTGGACCGGCGACCTCCAGGACCCGGTACGGCGCGACCTCATCGGCCCGGAGGCCTTCGCGGCCCTCCTCGGCCGGCACGGCATCTCCGAGGACGACACCGTCGTCTTCTACAGCGGCAACAACAACTGGTGGGCCGCGGCCGGCTACTGGCAGTTCCGCCTGTACGGGCACCGGGAGCTGCGGATCCTCGACGGCGGGCGCGCCCGCTGGGAGGCGATCGGCGGCGCCCTCACCACCGAGGCGCCCGAGCGCGCCGCGACCGCGTACCCGGTGCCGGCCGGCGCCGACGAGACGATCCGCGCCCGCCGCGAGGACATGCTCGACCACATCGGCCGCCGCACCCTGCTCGACGTGCGCTCCCTGGAGGAGTACCTCGGGCACACCAACACCCCGCCCGGGGTGCCCGACGACATCGGCGTGCGCTGCGGCCACGCCCTGTCCGCCGAGCACATCCCCTGGCACACCGCCATCCACGCCGACGGCACCTTCCGCGGCGAGGAGGAGCTCAGGGCGGCCTACGGCGCCCTGAACGCCGAGGCCCCGACCGTTCTGTACTGCCGGGTCGGCTGGCGCTCCGCGCACAGCTGGTTCGTGCTTCACGAGCTGCTCGGCATGAGCGACGTGCGCAACTACGACGGCGCGTGGCGGGAGTTCGGCTCCCTCATCGGCGCGCCGATCGTCAAGGGCCCGCAGCAGTGGGGCCCCGACCCGATCCCGTCCGTCGTCTCCCAGCGCGCTTCCTCGGAGGTCACCACCCGTGCCTGA
- a CDS encoding HPP family protein — MSNQTPTQTPAPGAQAPAPGGPKGGSGAPPFPGAKPALLGTLATVVSLVVLVALGEATGHLLMIAPLAATAMIVCSTPALPPAQPRNVVLGQIGSGVLGLVAVAVFGHSLWVAAVAAGLSVGLMLVLRAVHAPAAATAVLAVLQDPQPVRFLVLLGIGSVLLVLIGLIASKAGVIAKYPTYWW, encoded by the coding sequence GTGAGCAACCAGACCCCGACCCAGACCCCGGCACCGGGCGCGCAGGCCCCGGCGCCCGGCGGGCCGAAGGGCGGCAGCGGCGCCCCGCCGTTCCCCGGCGCCAAACCCGCCCTGCTCGGCACCCTCGCCACCGTCGTCTCCCTGGTCGTCCTCGTGGCGCTCGGCGAGGCCACCGGCCATCTGCTGATGATCGCCCCGCTGGCGGCCACCGCGATGATCGTCTGCTCCACCCCGGCGCTGCCGCCCGCGCAGCCCCGCAACGTGGTCCTCGGCCAGATCGGATCCGGCGTCCTCGGCCTCGTCGCCGTCGCGGTCTTCGGGCACTCCCTGTGGGTCGCGGCCGTCGCCGCCGGCCTCAGCGTCGGCCTGATGCTGGTGCTGCGCGCCGTGCACGCGCCGGCCGCCGCGACCGCCGTCCTCGCCGTGCTCCAGGACCCCCAGCCGGTCCGCTTCCTCGTCCTGCTCGGCATCGGCAGCGTGCTGCTCGTGCTGATCGGCCTGATCGCCTCCAAGGCCGGCGTGATCGCCAAGTACCCGACCTACTGGTGGTGA
- a CDS encoding SDR family NAD(P)-dependent oxidoreductase — MDIAGSAALVTGAASGLGAATAAALAARGATVYGLDLDKAVAGAEAPADGVTLLAADVTDEEQVRAALARIEEDGAELRLAVNCAGIAPSARILGRKGPHDLALFRAVLDVNLVGTFNVMRLAAEVIARQPVDGYGQRGLVVNTASIAAFEGQVGQIAYAASKAGVAGMTVTAARDLAQYGIRVVTVAPGIVDTPMMAGFSEDVRAGLAASVTFPQRLARPDEYARLVTMIAEHDYLNGETIRMDGALRMAAR; from the coding sequence ATGGACATCGCAGGATCCGCCGCGCTCGTCACCGGTGCCGCCTCGGGCCTGGGCGCCGCCACCGCCGCCGCGCTCGCCGCCCGCGGGGCCACCGTCTACGGCCTGGACCTCGACAAGGCCGTCGCCGGGGCCGAGGCGCCGGCCGACGGGGTCACCCTGCTGGCCGCCGACGTCACCGACGAGGAGCAGGTACGGGCGGCGCTGGCGCGGATCGAGGAGGACGGCGCCGAGCTGCGGCTCGCGGTCAACTGCGCGGGCATCGCGCCCTCCGCCCGGATCCTCGGCCGCAAGGGCCCGCACGACCTGGCGCTGTTCCGCGCGGTCCTGGACGTCAACCTGGTCGGCACCTTCAACGTCATGCGGCTGGCCGCCGAGGTGATCGCCCGGCAGCCGGTCGACGGGTACGGCCAGCGCGGCCTCGTCGTCAACACCGCCTCCATCGCCGCCTTCGAGGGGCAGGTCGGCCAGATCGCGTACGCGGCGTCCAAGGCCGGCGTCGCCGGGATGACCGTCACGGCCGCCCGCGACCTCGCCCAGTACGGCATCCGGGTGGTCACCGTCGCCCCCGGCATCGTGGACACCCCGATGATGGCCGGCTTCAGCGAGGACGTCCGGGCCGGGCTCGCCGCGAGCGTCACCTTCCCGCAGCGGCTCGCCCGTCCCGACGAGTACGCCCGCCTGGTCACGATGATCGCCGAGCACGACTACCTCAACGGCGAGACCATCCGGATGGACGGCGCGCTGCGCATGGCGGCCCGCTGA
- a CDS encoding TetR family transcriptional regulator, with the protein MSSNPATPAKPSMRDSLVAAAFELFLERGYEQTTVDDIVRTAGVGRRSFFRYFPSKEDVVFPDHEQSLADMTEFLAASADSDDPLVRVCEATRLVMRMYAANPTFSVQRYRLTREVTGLRTYELSVVWRYEKTLGDYLRTRYADRRDGTLRANVVAAAVVAAHNHTLRHWLRSGGEGDPLAEVDRALGFVRETLSPDAVPAGGGTAGEQEAEDVVVVITKRSTPMWRVVREVEASLGED; encoded by the coding sequence ATGAGCAGCAACCCCGCCACCCCCGCCAAGCCCTCGATGCGCGACTCCCTCGTCGCGGCGGCCTTCGAGCTCTTCCTGGAGCGCGGCTACGAGCAGACGACGGTCGACGACATCGTCCGTACGGCGGGGGTCGGCCGGCGGTCCTTCTTCCGCTACTTCCCGTCGAAGGAGGACGTGGTCTTCCCGGACCACGAGCAGAGCCTCGCCGACATGACCGAGTTCCTCGCCGCGAGCGCGGACTCCGACGACCCGCTGGTGCGGGTCTGCGAGGCCACCCGGCTCGTGATGCGGATGTACGCCGCGAACCCCACCTTCTCCGTCCAGCGCTACCGTCTCACCCGTGAGGTGACCGGCCTGCGGACGTACGAACTCTCCGTCGTCTGGCGGTACGAGAAGACCCTCGGCGACTACCTCCGCACCCGCTACGCCGACCGCCGCGACGGCACCCTGCGCGCCAACGTGGTCGCCGCGGCCGTGGTCGCCGCGCACAACCACACGCTGCGTCACTGGCTGCGCTCCGGCGGCGAGGGCGACCCGCTGGCGGAGGTGGACCGGGCGCTCGGCTTCGTCCGCGAGACGCTGAGCCCGGACGCTGTGCCGGCCGGCGGCGGGACGGCGGGGGAGCAGGAGGCCGAGGACGTGGTGGTGGTGATCACCAAGCGGTCCACCCCCATGTGGCGCGTGGTGCGCGAGGTCGAGGCGAGCCTGGGCGAGGACTGA
- a CDS encoding vanadium-dependent haloperoxidase, whose translation MSQRSVSTDPATPSPFTRRRVLTASAAAAGAFALASGGNAWAAAAPTTRFEAETRTGRRAPGAVAEPTVVVRWNQATMDAILGRYAAVGNRFGPATVNARILAIVHNCIYDAWACYDRVADGTRFGGALRRPRYERTHDNMNEAISYAAHLALLEFFPEYKVAIDSMLSSLGYDPELTSPRRHSPAWIGLRTARAVLDYRHNDGANQLGTPPYADTTGYQPVNPPQTAGAYDPSTVVVPERWAPLIVNGKTQKFLTPQFAVMKPFALSRPDQFTVAAPPAYPSVRMTASIEELLDYSANLTDEQKCIAEFWLNDDVTPPGAQQMWGRFVSARDGHDVGQDAKLFFGLNMAECDAAIGSWAVKLDYDFARPSTLIPYDRRGRQIQSWGGPGQGTVAMDGVDWQAYVAVPPFAATVSGHSTFSGAAAEFLRRFTGTDSFGDSFRFKAGTSTIEPGLTPHEDVVLTWPTFTEAAQQAGISRVYGGMHWDFDNEPAIEMGHKIGAVVHRRAMHYFNGC comes from the coding sequence ATGTCTCAGCGATCCGTCTCCACCGACCCCGCCACCCCCTCGCCGTTCACCCGGCGCCGGGTGCTCACCGCCTCCGCCGCCGCGGCCGGCGCCTTCGCGCTCGCCTCCGGCGGGAACGCCTGGGCGGCCGCGGCCCCGACGACGCGGTTCGAGGCGGAGACCCGCACCGGCCGCCGGGCGCCCGGCGCGGTCGCCGAGCCCACCGTCGTGGTGCGCTGGAACCAGGCCACCATGGACGCGATCCTCGGCCGCTACGCGGCCGTCGGCAACCGCTTCGGCCCCGCCACCGTCAACGCCCGCATCCTGGCCATCGTCCACAACTGCATCTACGACGCCTGGGCCTGCTACGACCGGGTCGCCGACGGCACCCGCTTCGGCGGCGCGCTGCGCCGGCCCCGCTACGAGCGCACGCACGACAACATGAACGAGGCCATCAGCTACGCCGCGCACCTCGCGCTCCTGGAGTTCTTCCCGGAGTACAAGGTCGCCATCGACTCCATGCTGAGCAGCCTCGGCTACGACCCGGAGCTGACCAGCCCGCGCCGCCACAGCCCCGCCTGGATAGGCCTCCGCACCGCGCGGGCCGTCCTCGACTACCGCCACAACGACGGTGCCAACCAGCTCGGCACCCCGCCGTACGCGGACACCACCGGCTACCAGCCGGTGAACCCGCCGCAGACCGCCGGCGCCTACGACCCCTCGACCGTCGTCGTGCCCGAGCGCTGGGCCCCGCTGATCGTCAACGGCAAGACCCAGAAGTTCCTCACGCCCCAGTTCGCCGTGATGAAGCCGTTCGCGCTCAGCCGCCCCGACCAGTTCACGGTGGCCGCGCCGCCCGCGTACCCCTCCGTCCGCATGACCGCCTCCATCGAGGAACTCCTCGACTACAGCGCGAATCTGACGGACGAGCAGAAGTGCATCGCCGAGTTCTGGCTGAACGATGACGTCACCCCGCCCGGCGCCCAGCAGATGTGGGGCCGCTTCGTCTCGGCCCGCGACGGCCACGACGTCGGCCAGGACGCCAAGCTGTTCTTCGGCCTCAACATGGCCGAGTGCGACGCCGCGATCGGCTCCTGGGCGGTCAAGCTCGACTACGACTTCGCCCGCCCCTCCACCCTCATCCCCTACGACCGGCGCGGCCGTCAGATCCAGTCCTGGGGCGGCCCCGGCCAGGGCACCGTCGCCATGGACGGCGTCGACTGGCAGGCGTACGTCGCGGTGCCGCCGTTCGCGGCCACCGTCTCCGGCCACAGCACCTTCTCCGGCGCCGCCGCCGAGTTCCTGCGCCGCTTCACCGGCACCGACTCCTTCGGCGACTCCTTCCGCTTCAAGGCCGGCACCTCCACCATCGAGCCGGGCCTCACCCCGCACGAGGACGTGGTCCTCACCTGGCCGACCTTCACCGAGGCCGCCCAGCAGGCCGGCATCTCCCGCGTGTACGGCGGCATGCACTGGGACTTCGACAACGAGCCCGCCATCGAGATGGGCCACAAGATCGGCGCGGTCGTGCACCGGCGGGCCATGCACTACTTCAACGGCTGTTGA
- a CDS encoding Zn-ribbon domain-containing OB-fold protein, with amino-acid sequence MFHTGSTGLRTSSAALLADESAAEPELYYQVCRWCQTTTFQRLLCPTCGSTELAPELSEGEGVISVRRAFTAAEADLWPVHMAEGFVVRCRVDGPPHAVRPGVRVKLLHDGTGPGRRPVVRLCEEVALDGWF; translated from the coding sequence GTGTTCCACACGGGATCCACGGGCCTGCGGACGTCGTCCGCCGCCCTCCTGGCCGACGAGTCGGCCGCCGAGCCGGAGCTCTACTACCAGGTGTGCCGCTGGTGCCAGACCACGACCTTCCAGCGCCTGCTCTGTCCGACCTGCGGGTCGACCGAGCTGGCGCCCGAACTCAGCGAGGGTGAGGGCGTGATCTCCGTACGGCGCGCCTTCACCGCCGCCGAGGCCGACCTCTGGCCGGTGCACATGGCCGAGGGCTTCGTGGTGCGCTGCCGGGTCGACGGACCGCCGCACGCGGTGCGCCCCGGGGTGCGGGTCAAGCTGCTCCACGACGGCACAGGACCGGGCCGCCGGCCGGTCGTCCGGCTGTGCGAGGAAGTCGCCCTGGACGGCTGGTTCTGA
- a CDS encoding cupin domain-containing protein, whose protein sequence is MPDVTVFRDVLRNGFEQTDLPWVPWTEPGREGVEFVVLWGPGHAGEEDSASLLLRFPPGAHGDFHEHLGHELMLVLDGTLDHSDGRRFHRGDLVIEEPGTRHQMSSATGCTVLAVRARPASPRTPQAGEITTGVGAGA, encoded by the coding sequence GTGCCTGACGTCACCGTCTTCCGCGATGTGCTGCGCAACGGCTTCGAGCAGACCGACCTGCCCTGGGTGCCCTGGACCGAACCCGGCCGCGAGGGCGTGGAGTTCGTGGTCCTGTGGGGCCCCGGGCACGCCGGCGAGGAGGACTCCGCCTCGCTGCTGCTCCGCTTCCCGCCCGGCGCGCACGGCGACTTCCACGAGCACCTGGGGCACGAGCTGATGCTGGTGCTCGACGGCACGCTCGACCACAGCGACGGGCGCCGCTTCCACCGCGGCGACCTCGTGATCGAGGAGCCGGGCACCCGGCACCAGATGTCCAGCGCCACCGGCTGCACGGTCCTCGCGGTCCGCGCCCGCCCGGCCTCCCCGCGCACGCCCCAGGCGGGCGAGATCACCACCGGCGTCGGCGCCGGCGCCTGA
- a CDS encoding electron transfer flavoprotein subunit beta/FixA family protein: MTLKIAVCVKYVPDATGDRGFADDLTTDREAVDGLLSELDEYGVEQALQIAEEADDAEVTVITVGPDDAKDALRKALSMGADKAVHVNDEDIHGTDVIGTSAILAKALEKTGFDLVVCGMASTDGTMGVLPALLAERLNLPQVTLLSEVSVEDGVVRGRRDGDAASEQLEAPLPAVISVTDQSGEARYPSFKGIMAAKKKPVEELELDDLGIDADEVGLGGSWTLVESATARPARTKGTIVTDEGDGGKQLAAFLSGQKFI; encoded by the coding sequence GTGACCCTGAAGATCGCTGTCTGTGTGAAGTACGTTCCCGACGCCACCGGCGACCGCGGTTTCGCCGACGACCTGACCACCGACCGCGAGGCCGTCGACGGCCTCCTCTCGGAGCTGGACGAGTACGGCGTGGAGCAGGCGCTCCAGATCGCCGAGGAGGCGGACGACGCCGAGGTCACCGTCATCACCGTCGGCCCCGACGACGCCAAGGACGCGCTCCGCAAGGCGCTGTCGATGGGTGCCGACAAGGCCGTCCACGTCAACGACGAGGACATCCACGGCACCGACGTCATCGGCACCTCGGCGATCCTCGCCAAGGCCCTGGAGAAGACCGGTTTCGACCTGGTCGTCTGCGGTATGGCGTCCACCGACGGCACCATGGGCGTGCTGCCCGCGCTGCTCGCCGAGCGCCTGAACCTCCCGCAGGTCACCCTGCTGTCCGAGGTCTCGGTCGAGGACGGAGTCGTGCGCGGCCGCCGCGACGGCGACGCCGCCAGCGAGCAGCTGGAGGCCCCGCTGCCGGCCGTCATCTCCGTCACCGACCAGTCGGGCGAGGCCCGTTACCCCTCCTTCAAGGGGATCATGGCCGCGAAGAAGAAGCCGGTCGAGGAGCTGGAGCTCGACGACCTCGGCATCGACGCCGACGAGGTCGGCCTCGGCGGCTCGTGGACCCTGGTCGAGTCGGCCACCGCGCGCCCGGCCCGTACCAAGGGCACGATCGTCACGGACGAGGGCGACGGCGGCAAGCAGCTCGCCGCCTTCCTGTCCGGCCAGAAGTTCATCTGA
- a CDS encoding electron transfer flavoprotein subunit alpha/FixB family protein: MAEILVLVDHADGAVRKPALELLTLARRLGEPTAVVLGAGEAAASIAATAGEYGAATVYVADGAEFAEQLVVPKVDALTQIAKDKGVAAVLVTSSGEGKEVAARVALRLGSGLITDAVELEAGDNGPVATQSVFAASYQVKSTVSHGVPVITVKPNSAAPEAAPAAGAVENVTVAFTGNAAKVVSRTARVSTGRPELTESAIVVSGGRGVGAAEGFEVVEKLADSLGAAVGASRAAVDAGWYPHSNQVGQTGKQVSPQLYIAAGISGAIQHRAGMQTSKTIVAVNKDPEAPIFDLVDYGVVGDLFEVLPQLTDEIGTR; this comes from the coding sequence ATGGCTGAGATCCTGGTTCTCGTGGACCACGCCGACGGTGCGGTCCGCAAGCCGGCCCTCGAACTGCTCACCCTGGCCCGCCGGCTCGGCGAGCCCACGGCGGTCGTCCTCGGCGCCGGCGAGGCCGCGGCCTCGATCGCCGCGACGGCCGGCGAGTACGGCGCGGCCACCGTGTACGTGGCGGACGGCGCCGAGTTCGCCGAGCAGCTCGTCGTGCCGAAGGTCGACGCGCTCACCCAGATCGCCAAGGACAAGGGCGTCGCCGCCGTCCTGGTGACCTCCTCGGGCGAGGGCAAGGAGGTCGCGGCCCGGGTGGCGCTGCGCCTCGGCTCCGGTCTGATCACGGACGCGGTGGAGCTGGAGGCCGGCGACAACGGCCCGGTCGCCACCCAGTCGGTGTTCGCCGCCTCGTACCAGGTGAAGTCGACCGTCTCGCACGGCGTCCCGGTCATCACCGTCAAGCCGAACTCGGCCGCCCCGGAGGCCGCTCCGGCCGCCGGCGCCGTCGAGAACGTGACGGTGGCCTTCACCGGCAACGCCGCCAAGGTCGTCTCCCGCACGGCCCGGGTGTCCACCGGCCGTCCGGAGCTCACCGAGTCGGCGATCGTGGTCTCCGGCGGCCGCGGTGTCGGCGCGGCCGAGGGCTTCGAGGTCGTCGAGAAGCTGGCCGACTCGCTCGGCGCGGCGGTCGGCGCCTCGCGCGCCGCGGTGGACGCCGGCTGGTACCCGCACTCCAACCAGGTGGGCCAGACCGGCAAGCAGGTCTCCCCGCAGCTGTACATCGCGGCGGGCATCTCCGGCGCGATCCAGCACCGGGCCGGCATGCAGACCTCGAAGACGATCGTCGCGGTCAACAAGGACCCGGAGGCCCCGATCTTCGACCTGGTCGACTACGGCGTGGTCGGCGACCTCTTCGAGGTGCTGCCGCAGCTGACGGACGAGATCGGCACCCGCTGA